One segment of Polaribacter huanghezhanensis DNA contains the following:
- a CDS encoding M28 family metallopeptidase, which produces MKNYLKFLAAAVIVFASCDNDKSETIEVSKTTIGKHIERLASDDFMGRKPFTKGEVITVNYLKDEFEKLGLLPGNGDSFYQDVPMVEITGTPSENMVIAGKKGTFNLKALKDFVATTNKVEEHVSLKNSELVFAGYGIVAPEYGWNDYEGIDWKGKTAVVLINDPGFKSGDSTLFKGNEMTYYGRWTYKYEEAARQGAAGLIIIHDTEPASYGWNVIESGWSGARLIIESDAPQLNVESWISGESAAKMFDASTMKGKDYKKMAREKGFKPVPLALNVSVDIKNKIKKDVSKNVVAMIPGTDRKDEYIIYSAHWDHFGIGKPIDGDSIYNGAVDNASGTAGLLAIAEAFKKGKAPKRSIVFMAVTGEEQGLLGSAYYAAYPIFNPKKTVANINIDALDSPGKMKDLTITGFGQSEMDEYAEEAALQQNRYIIPDPVAEKGYFFRSDHFNFAKIGIPALYASGSYEGFDKSIEEIKAYNAFYEHNKYHQPSDEYDAATTELSGVQLDLQLFFNVGSKLANEDYFPKWYDGSEFKAARE; this is translated from the coding sequence ATGAAAAATTATTTAAAATTTTTAGCAGCCGCAGTTATCGTATTTGCAAGTTGTGATAATGACAAATCAGAAACCATTGAAGTTAGCAAAACAACCATTGGAAAACATATTGAACGCTTGGCTTCCGATGATTTTATGGGAAGAAAACCTTTTACCAAAGGAGAAGTAATTACCGTAAACTATTTAAAAGATGAATTTGAAAAACTAGGGCTTTTACCAGGAAACGGCGATAGTTTTTATCAAGATGTACCGATGGTAGAAATTACTGGAACGCCATCAGAAAACATGGTAATTGCTGGCAAAAAAGGAACATTCAATTTAAAAGCATTGAAAGATTTTGTGGCAACAACCAATAAAGTTGAAGAACATGTGAGTCTTAAAAACTCTGAACTTGTTTTTGCAGGATACGGAATCGTTGCTCCAGAATATGGTTGGAATGATTATGAAGGCATTGATTGGAAAGGAAAAACGGCGGTTGTTTTAATTAATGATCCTGGTTTTAAATCTGGAGATTCTACCTTATTTAAAGGAAACGAAATGACGTATTATGGTCGTTGGACGTACAAATACGAAGAAGCGGCAAGACAAGGCGCAGCAGGATTAATTATCATTCACGATACAGAACCAGCTTCTTATGGTTGGAATGTAATAGAGTCTGGTTGGAGCGGTGCTCGATTGATTATAGAAAGTGATGCTCCGCAACTAAATGTGGAATCTTGGATTAGCGGAGAAAGCGCAGCTAAAATGTTTGACGCATCTACCATGAAAGGAAAAGATTACAAAAAAATGGCTAGAGAAAAAGGGTTTAAACCAGTTCCGTTAGCGTTAAATGTTTCGGTTGATATTAAAAACAAAATCAAAAAAGACGTTTCTAAAAATGTGGTTGCCATGATTCCAGGAACCGACAGAAAAGATGAATATATTATCTATTCTGCGCATTGGGATCATTTTGGAATTGGAAAACCGATTGATGGAGATTCTATTTACAACGGCGCTGTTGATAATGCGTCTGGAACGGCAGGTTTATTAGCCATTGCTGAAGCATTTAAAAAAGGAAAAGCACCTAAACGCTCTATCGTATTTATGGCAGTAACCGGAGAAGAACAAGGATTGTTAGGTTCTGCGTATTATGCAGCGTATCCAATTTTTAATCCGAAGAAAACGGTGGCAAATATTAATATTGATGCGCTAGACAGTCCAGGAAAAATGAAAGACTTAACGATTACTGGTTTTGGACAATCTGAAATGGACGAATATGCCGAAGAAGCTGCGTTGCAACAAAACAGATACATCATTCCAGATCCTGTGGCAGAGAAAGGCTATTTCTTTAGATCAGATCATTTTAATTTTGCGAAAATCGGAATTCCGGCCTTGTACGCAAGTGGTTCTTATGAAGGATTTGACAAAAGTATTGAAGAAATAAAAGCCTACAATGCTTTTTACGAACACAATAAATACCACCAACCTTCTGATGAATACGATGCAGCAACCACAGAATTAAGTGGTGTACAATTAGATTTACAACTCTTTTTTAATGTGGGTAGTAAATTAGCAAACGAAGATTATTTCCCGAAATGGTATGATGGTAGCGAGTTTAAAGCGGCTAGAGAATAA
- a CDS encoding DUF6978 family protein — protein sequence MLTNQEASYLLGLEKVLTNPKQIIDLSKKKNRLELISHQDSDYEFWVEITTNQKIILKTSIHHLESNSFIGLLRIDFKGGHHNPANLLPTLPDFLIPYANKWFDPTESHIHIYVEGYKPLAWAIPLIDSDFPVKEITQASDISDLIFNFARRINLKSLIYIQQAIL from the coding sequence ATGCTAACTAACCAAGAAGCAAGTTATTTATTAGGTTTAGAAAAGGTTTTAACTAACCCGAAACAAATAATTGATTTATCTAAAAAGAAAAATAGATTGGAATTGATTTCACATCAAGATTCTGATTATGAATTTTGGGTTGAAATAACAACCAATCAAAAAATCATACTTAAAACTTCTATTCATCATTTAGAAAGTAATTCATTTATTGGTTTATTGAGAATTGATTTTAAAGGAGGTCATCATAATCCAGCAAATTTACTTCCTACTTTACCTGATTTTCTAATCCCATACGCTAACAAGTGGTTTGACCCAACTGAATCTCATATTCACATCTATGTTGAAGGCTATAAGCCTTTAGCTTGGGCAATACCATTAATTGATAGTGATTTTCCTGTTAAAGAAATTACTCAAGCATCAGACATATCGGATTTAATATTTAACTTTGCTCGGAGAATAAATCTAAAATCATTAATTTACATTCAGCAAGCAATACTTTGA
- a CDS encoding DUF1828 domain-containing protein codes for MNWANTYVDDYYNWLREKTFIQKDSNTDWFLINTPFVGAFNDTIEIYAQKHGNHLKLSDNGETMSNLELQGLHIQGSKRRRTILDTILLNYGVKYESDELTLEANIENFPQSKHNFLSAIIEINDLYVLSKHNVASIFKEDVRNYLDSQNIIYTPDFISKGATGLEFNFDFQIAKKNKEIVIKSFNTVNKSNLSTFLFSWDDIKPVREKITKKNVNAIAIINNIDKEVRTEFLDALKTKSADFILWSERESERSKELLSA; via the coding sequence TTGAATTGGGCAAATACATATGTGGACGATTATTATAACTGGTTAAGGGAGAAAACCTTTATTCAAAAGGATTCTAACACTGATTGGTTTCTAATAAACACCCCTTTTGTTGGAGCATTTAATGATACAATTGAAATTTATGCTCAAAAACACGGAAATCACTTAAAATTGAGTGACAACGGAGAAACTATGTCAAATTTAGAACTTCAGGGACTACATATTCAAGGTTCAAAAAGACGTAGAACAATTCTAGATACAATACTCTTAAATTATGGGGTTAAATATGAAAGTGACGAATTAACATTAGAGGCAAACATTGAAAATTTTCCGCAATCAAAGCACAACTTTCTATCGGCAATAATTGAGATTAATGATTTATATGTATTATCAAAACATAATGTTGCTTCAATTTTCAAGGAAGATGTTAGGAATTATTTAGATTCTCAAAATATAATTTACACTCCTGATTTTATATCAAAAGGTGCTACAGGCTTAGAATTTAATTTTGATTTTCAAATTGCAAAAAAGAATAAAGAGATAGTAATTAAATCATTCAACACAGTAAACAAATCAAATTTATCTACTTTTCTTTTTTCTTGGGACGATATAAAACCTGTTCGTGAAAAAATCACAAAAAAGAATGTAAATGCAATTGCGATTATAAATAATATTGATAAGGAAGTTCGAACTGAATTTTTAGATGCGCTTAAAACAAAAAGTGCTGATTTTATTCTTTGGTCTGAACGTGAATCTGAAAGAAGCAAGGAGCTTTTATCCGCATAA
- a CDS encoding bleomycin resistance protein, protein MLTSINPKLPMRNKKVTRDFYIQQLGFKEFGTTDYEYYLMLEKDQIQLHFFEFKELNSKENYGQVYIRTDNIENFYQTLLDHKTRIHPNGLLETKPWGQKEFSMLDPDKNLLTFGEAI, encoded by the coding sequence ATGCTCACATCCATCAACCCAAAATTACCGATGCGTAACAAAAAAGTGACCAGAGATTTTTACATCCAACAATTGGGTTTTAAAGAATTTGGCACAACAGATTATGAGTATTATTTAATGCTAGAAAAAGACCAGATTCAATTGCACTTTTTTGAGTTTAAGGAGCTAAATTCAAAAGAAAATTATGGTCAAGTTTATATTAGAACAGACAATATTGAGAATTTTTATCAAACCTTATTAGATCATAAAACGAGGATTCACCCAAACGGTTTGTTAGAAACAAAACCTTGGGGACAAAAAGAATTTTCGATGCTCGATCCTGATAAAAACCTGTTAACTTTTGGAGAAGCTATTTAG
- a CDS encoding NAD(P)/FAD-dependent oxidoreductase has product MKKTISIIGGGPSAFLLAAFLDTSKFDVTIYEKNKTTGRKFLVAGKGGFNITHSEPMEQLLKRYTPSDFLEEALLNFTNTDFRNWLNQIGIPTYVGSSKRVYPEEGIKPIEVLNAILASLKEKGIAIKDEHIFSDWDIDNNPIINNKSIQTDYTVFSLGGGSWKITGSDGNWLNTFAKKGINTTPFVASNCAYQIHWKSDFINKNEGSPLKNIAISCGGTTQKGEAVITKFGLEGNAIYGLSPKIREELNSNSKATLFIDFKPSLTLENVLSKINLSTQKNTTATLKKALKLSSAQIDLLKTTLSKELYLNSDSLAKFIKKFPLEIINTAEIDEAISTVGGIELNAITKNFKLKNLPNQFCIGEMINWDAPTGGYLLQACASIGVFVAKHLNKIN; this is encoded by the coding sequence ATGAAAAAAACCATTTCTATTATTGGCGGAGGACCTTCCGCTTTTTTACTGGCGGCTTTTTTAGATACTTCAAAATTTGATGTGACTATTTATGAAAAAAATAAAACAACTGGACGAAAATTTTTAGTTGCAGGAAAAGGCGGTTTTAACATCACGCATTCAGAACCGATGGAACAATTACTGAAACGTTATACACCTTCTGATTTTTTAGAAGAAGCATTACTAAATTTTACAAATACTGATTTTAGAAATTGGTTGAACCAAATTGGCATTCCGACTTATGTTGGAAGCAGCAAGAGAGTTTATCCGGAAGAAGGTATTAAACCGATTGAAGTACTAAATGCCATTCTTGCTTCTTTAAAAGAAAAAGGAATTGCCATTAAAGATGAACATATTTTTTCTGATTGGGACATTGATAACAATCCGATAATTAACAACAAATCCATTCAAACAGATTATACCGTTTTTTCTTTAGGAGGTGGAAGTTGGAAAATTACTGGTTCTGATGGAAATTGGCTAAACACCTTTGCTAAAAAAGGAATCAATACAACGCCTTTTGTGGCTTCAAATTGTGCATATCAAATCCATTGGAAATCAGATTTTATCAATAAAAACGAAGGAAGTCCGTTAAAAAACATCGCAATTTCTTGTGGTGGTACAACACAAAAAGGAGAAGCTGTGATTACCAAATTTGGCTTAGAAGGAAATGCTATTTACGGATTGAGTCCGAAAATTAGAGAAGAATTAAATTCAAATTCTAAAGCAACCCTTTTTATCGATTTTAAACCTTCGTTAACTTTAGAAAATGTGCTGTCTAAAATCAATTTATCAACACAAAAAAACACAACGGCAACGTTAAAGAAAGCACTCAAACTAAGCTCGGCGCAAATCGACCTTTTAAAAACTACGCTTTCTAAAGAGCTGTATTTAAATTCAGATTCGTTAGCTAAATTCATCAAAAAATTTCCACTAGAAATTATAAATACAGCTGAAATCGATGAAGCCATTTCTACTGTTGGCGGAATTGAATTAAATGCCATCACCAAAAATTTTAAACTAAAAAACTTACCAAATCAATTCTGTATTGGCGAAATGATCAATTGGGATGCGCCCACTGGCGGTTATTTACTACAAGCCTGTGCAAGTATTGGCGTATTTGTTGCAAAGCATTTGAATAAAATAAATTAA
- the pdxH gene encoding pyridoxamine 5'-phosphate oxidase produces the protein MAKDLSTYRKSYEKQELLESNCPENPLELFQQWFLNADASEMVDEANAMTISTIGLDGFPKNRVVLLKKYTWEGFIFYTNYNSEKGKAILANNHICLSFFWAGLEQQIIIKGKAEKLSENLSDGYFESRPDGSKLGAWASNQSEVVSSREELDAQLKSYEEKYNQQEIPRPKHWGGFLIQPISIEFWQGRPNRMHDRIRYTLQEDFSWKKERLAS, from the coding sequence ATGGCTAAAGATTTAAGTACTTATCGTAAAAGTTACGAAAAACAAGAACTGCTAGAAAGCAATTGCCCAGAAAACCCGCTTGAATTGTTTCAACAATGGTTTTTAAATGCCGATGCTTCTGAAATGGTTGATGAAGCAAATGCCATGACCATCTCTACGATTGGTTTAGATGGATTTCCGAAAAACAGAGTTGTTTTATTAAAAAAATATACGTGGGAAGGTTTTATTTTTTATACCAATTACAATTCTGAAAAAGGAAAAGCAATTTTAGCAAACAACCATATTTGTTTGTCTTTCTTTTGGGCTGGATTAGAACAGCAAATCATCATTAAAGGGAAAGCAGAAAAACTATCAGAAAATTTATCTGACGGTTATTTTGAATCGCGCCCAGACGGAAGCAAATTAGGCGCTTGGGCATCAAACCAAAGTGAAGTTGTATCGTCTAGAGAAGAACTGGACGCACAATTAAAAAGCTACGAAGAAAAATACAATCAACAAGAAATTCCACGACCTAAACATTGGGGCGGATTTTTAATACAACCTATTTCTATCGAATTTTGGCAAGGAAGACCTAACAGAATGCACGACAGAATTCGCTATACTTTACAAGAAGATTTTTCTTGGAAAAAAGAACGATTAGCTTCATAA
- a CDS encoding SixA phosphatase family protein, which translates to MKTLYIVRHAKSSWEYEGIADIDRPLKERGIKDAHLISNYLAETINKPDVFVTSSANRALHTAIIFCDNFGYPLSNLYIKKHLYNFSDGYLVKTIKALDDSFNSAIIFSHDHGINTFVNKYGGKPIAHVPTCGVIGIEFDNEHWKSIKKGKTTLIEFPKNHK; encoded by the coding sequence ATGAAAACACTCTATATTGTTCGTCACGCAAAATCGTCTTGGGAATATGAAGGTATTGCAGATATCGATAGACCATTAAAAGAACGCGGCATTAAGGACGCACACTTAATCTCTAACTACTTAGCAGAAACAATTAACAAACCAGATGTTTTTGTAACCAGTAGCGCAAACAGAGCCTTGCATACAGCAATTATTTTTTGCGACAACTTTGGCTATCCATTATCTAACTTATACATTAAAAAACATTTGTATAATTTTAGTGATGGTTATTTGGTAAAAACCATAAAAGCATTAGATGACAGCTTTAATTCTGCTATTATTTTTAGTCACGATCACGGAATTAATACATTTGTAAATAAATATGGAGGCAAACCAATTGCACACGTACCAACTTGTGGCGTTATCGGAATTGAGTTTGATAATGAACATTGGAAAAGCATTAAAAAAGGAAAAACAACATTAATTGAATTTCCTAAAAATCATAAATAA
- a CDS encoding Ppx/GppA phosphatase family protein, protein MLEIKKYAAIDIGSNAIRLLIANVIVEKDKEPQFRKSSLVRVPIRLGADTFVSGEITPENTQRMIEAMEAFKLIMKINNVEKYKACATSAVREAENGKEIVKVIFEKTGVEIEIIGGKKEAAIISSTDLNELIQSDSSYLYVDVGGGSTEFTIFSRGKIINSKSFKMGTVRLINNSKAENKIIFKEVQKWVEANTKDLKKLSLIGSGGNINKLFKMSGRTLGKPISYIYLNAQYQFLKNMSFDDRISELSLNPDRADVIIPATKIYLSAMKWSGARKIYVPKIGLADGIIKSLYRNKL, encoded by the coding sequence TTGTTAGAAATTAAAAAATATGCTGCTATAGATATTGGCTCAAATGCCATACGTTTATTGATTGCAAATGTTATTGTAGAAAAAGATAAAGAACCTCAATTTAGAAAATCTTCATTGGTTCGTGTTCCAATTCGTTTAGGTGCAGATACCTTTGTTTCTGGAGAAATTACTCCTGAAAACACACAAAGAATGATTGAAGCGATGGAAGCTTTTAAATTGATAATGAAAATTAATAATGTAGAAAAGTACAAAGCTTGTGCAACTTCTGCCGTACGAGAAGCAGAAAACGGAAAAGAAATTGTCAAAGTTATTTTTGAAAAAACGGGCGTAGAAATAGAAATTATTGGTGGTAAAAAAGAAGCTGCAATTATTTCTTCTACAGATTTAAACGAATTGATTCAAAGTGATTCGTCTTATTTATATGTAGATGTTGGTGGTGGTAGCACAGAATTTACCATATTCTCTAGAGGAAAAATCATCAACAGCAAGTCTTTTAAAATGGGAACTGTTCGTTTGATAAACAACAGCAAAGCAGAAAATAAAATTATCTTTAAAGAGGTGCAAAAATGGGTTGAAGCCAACACAAAAGATCTAAAAAAATTATCTTTAATTGGTTCTGGTGGAAACATCAACAAACTGTTTAAAATGTCTGGAAGAACACTTGGCAAACCGATTTCTTATATTTACTTAAATGCACAATATCAATTCTTAAAAAACATGAGTTTTGATGATCGTATTTCTGAATTAAGTTTAAATCCAGATAGAGCCGATGTAATTATTCCTGCAACAAAAATCTATTTATCTGCCATGAAATGGAGCGGAGCTAGAAAAATTTATGTTCCTAAAATTGGATTGGCAGACGGAATTATAAAAAGTTTATATCGCAATAAATTATAA
- the lpxK gene encoding tetraacyldisaccharide 4'-kinase has translation MKFIRFLLFPFAIIYSIVTTIRNYFFDVGVFKSTRFEKPIIAVGNLSVGGTGKTPQIEYLIQLLKSNYKMGVLSRGYGRKTNGFILVDEAKNALEVGDEPLQFSKKFKDITVAVDENRVHGIEQLKNTDVLLLDDAFQHRKVKAGFYVLLTKYNELFSNDFVLPTGNLRERRIGAKRADVVVVTKCPTTIDALEKQELQQLIRRYFKGPIFFSSIQYADVLLSNNNTEIKTSDLNLYEVLLVTGIANPKPLEEHLSALNCRFKHVNFSDHHQFTEKEITDLKEKFTALKSENKMILTTEKDFVRLSNQLENLYYLPIQTSFLDDQEKFDSLITNYVEESL, from the coding sequence ATGAAATTTATTCGATTTTTATTATTTCCGTTTGCCATTATTTATAGCATAGTTACCACTATTCGCAATTACTTTTTTGATGTTGGTGTTTTTAAATCAACAAGATTTGAAAAACCAATTATTGCTGTTGGAAACTTATCTGTTGGCGGAACCGGAAAAACGCCTCAAATAGAATATTTAATTCAGTTGTTAAAATCGAATTACAAAATGGGCGTTTTAAGCAGAGGTTATGGTAGAAAAACCAACGGTTTTATTCTGGTTGATGAAGCCAAAAACGCTTTAGAAGTTGGAGATGAACCTTTGCAGTTTTCTAAAAAATTTAAAGATATTACGGTTGCTGTTGATGAAAACAGAGTGCATGGAATAGAGCAATTAAAAAATACGGATGTTCTTTTATTAGACGATGCTTTTCAGCATAGAAAAGTAAAAGCAGGATTTTATGTGCTGCTAACAAAGTACAATGAATTGTTTTCGAATGATTTTGTGTTGCCAACAGGAAATTTAAGAGAACGAAGAATTGGTGCAAAACGCGCTGATGTGGTTGTTGTTACAAAATGTCCAACTACAATTGATGCTCTAGAAAAACAAGAACTACAACAGTTAATACGTAGATATTTTAAGGGCCCAATTTTCTTTTCATCAATACAATATGCTGATGTTTTGTTGTCAAATAATAATACTGAAATTAAAACTTCAGACTTGAATTTATACGAGGTTTTATTGGTGACAGGAATTGCAAACCCGAAACCATTAGAAGAACATCTATCAGCATTGAATTGTAGATTTAAACACGTAAATTTCTCAGATCATCATCAATTTACGGAAAAGGAAATCACTGATTTAAAAGAAAAATTTACTGCGTTAAAATCTGAAAATAAAATGATTCTAACTACCGAAAAAGATTTTGTGCGCTTGTCTAATCAACTAGAAAATTTGTATTATTTGCCAATACAAACCAGTTTTTTAGACGATCAAGAAAAGTTTGATTCTCTAATTACAAATTATGTTGAAGAAAGTTTATAA
- a CDS encoding Nif3-like dinuclear metal center hexameric protein, protein MKIQNVTNYLEELAPLSYAESFDNVGLLVGNYNTKVTGVLVTLDSLEATVDEAIAKNCNLIVSFHPIIFGGLKKLNGNTYVERVVLKAIKNDIAIYAMHTALDNIKDGVSGKICTVLGLKNTEILIPKSNLKTQETIGMGMIGELETEMNEAAFLQFVKTTMKTACIRHSELLGKSIKKVAVLGGSGSFAIENAIALNADAYISSDFKYHDFFKAEKQILLTDIGHYESEQFTKNLLVEYLTKKFTNFAVILSEKSTNPIYYS, encoded by the coding sequence ATGAAAATACAAAACGTAACCAATTATTTAGAAGAATTAGCGCCACTTTCTTACGCTGAAAGTTTTGACAATGTTGGTTTATTAGTTGGTAATTACAACACAAAAGTTACTGGAGTTTTGGTGACTTTAGATAGTTTAGAAGCAACGGTTGACGAAGCAATTGCCAAAAACTGCAATTTAATTGTGAGTTTTCATCCTATTATTTTTGGCGGATTAAAAAAATTAAACGGCAACACATACGTAGAACGTGTTGTATTAAAAGCCATAAAAAATGACATTGCAATTTACGCAATGCACACCGCTTTAGATAACATAAAAGACGGTGTTAGCGGAAAAATTTGTACCGTTTTAGGTTTAAAAAATACAGAAATTTTAATTCCGAAATCGAATCTAAAAACCCAAGAAACTATTGGAATGGGGATGATTGGCGAATTAGAAACCGAAATGAATGAAGCCGCTTTTTTACAATTTGTAAAAACCACCATGAAAACAGCATGTATTCGCCATTCAGAATTATTAGGGAAATCAATAAAAAAAGTAGCTGTTTTGGGCGGTTCTGGAAGCTTTGCTATAGAAAATGCAATCGCCTTAAATGCAGACGCATACATTAGTTCCGATTTTAAATATCACGATTTTTTTAAGGCAGAAAAACAAATTTTGTTGACAGATATTGGACATTATGAAAGTGAACAATTCACAAAAAATCTTTTAGTTGAGTATCTTACAAAAAAATTCACTAATTTTGCAGTCATTTTATCAGAAAAAAGTACAAACCCAATTTATTACAGTTAA
- a CDS encoding zinc ribbon domain-containing protein, whose product MAKKKEVTVEEKLRALYDLQLIDSRIDEINSVSGELPLEVEDLEDEIAGLNTRLSNYAEDVANLDTDINNKKLLIEESKGLMKKYEEQQKKVRNNREFDSITKEIEYQELEIQLAEKRIGEYTVRIEQKNEIINATKEKLAKQNEHLKHKKAELDGILKETEKEQKMLVAKSTEFSAAIDEHLLSAYKRIRTKVKNGLAVVSIERGASGGSFFTIPPQVQVEIATRKKITIDEYSGRILVDADLAKEEKEKIDALIS is encoded by the coding sequence ATGGCAAAGAAGAAAGAGGTTACGGTAGAAGAAAAATTAAGAGCATTATACGACTTACAATTAATCGATTCTAGAATTGATGAAATTAATAGCGTTAGTGGAGAATTACCTTTAGAAGTCGAAGATTTAGAAGATGAAATTGCAGGCTTAAACACTAGACTTTCAAATTATGCAGAAGACGTAGCAAACTTAGATACAGATATTAATAATAAAAAATTATTGATTGAAGAATCTAAAGGGTTGATGAAAAAATACGAAGAGCAACAAAAGAAAGTTAGAAATAACAGAGAGTTTGATTCTATCACAAAAGAAATTGAATATCAAGAATTAGAAATTCAATTAGCTGAAAAAAGAATTGGAGAATACACTGTTAGAATTGAGCAAAAAAATGAAATCATAAATGCTACTAAAGAAAAATTAGCAAAGCAAAATGAGCATTTAAAACATAAAAAAGCTGAATTAGACGGAATCTTAAAAGAGACTGAAAAAGAGCAAAAAATGTTGGTTGCAAAATCTACTGAATTTTCTGCAGCAATTGATGAACATTTATTAAGTGCTTATAAAAGAATTCGTACTAAAGTTAAAAACGGATTGGCAGTTGTATCTATTGAAAGAGGAGCTTCAGGTGGTTCTTTCTTTACAATTCCACCACAAGTTCAAGTAGAAATTGCTACACGTAAAAAAATTACGATTGATGAATATAGCGGTAGAATTTTAGTTGATGCTGATTTAGCAAAAGAAGAAAAAGAAAAAATTGACGCTTTAATTTCTTAA